One genomic region from Streptomyces sp. NBC_01304 encodes:
- a CDS encoding tetratricopeptide repeat protein: protein MVTQRSNKALRELVNEAGMGEAQLAAAVRVVAAEHGQPLACGQSTVSRWLSGTRPRPPAPVFLLEALSRRLGRPVTGAEAGLSESDIPVSSPGLDLSWDADAVRTLATLAQADLDPARRRLLTASVYSLAALALPDAAGLPGRERPDGDEATVLPARVEQMEAMSHRFAQAAQAHGGGHVRATVAAYLTHPVTGWLNTPAPEPVHRQLLAQTARLTLLLGTITADDGADALAQHYHRCAARLAADAGDTAAYTIALRSMAAHASDLGHHTPAVWHLSQRAAEVARCAPAITRAYTLAHLATAAAHHDSRTALSVLAQAERLHEQADTTPGPFTAYPPAALHYQRAQTLTALGDLTGAISAYTLSLRLRTGAERQTRTLTHAALAETLLRLGHLDQALAHWSAFLDDYPHLGSARTARRLAAMRRNLAPHTRHRPTQDVLARAMQLR from the coding sequence ATGGTCACACAGCGTTCGAACAAGGCATTGCGCGAGCTGGTGAACGAGGCCGGGATGGGCGAGGCCCAACTGGCCGCGGCGGTCAGGGTGGTGGCGGCCGAGCACGGGCAACCGTTGGCGTGCGGACAGTCCACTGTCTCCCGGTGGCTGTCCGGCACCCGCCCCCGCCCGCCCGCACCGGTATTTCTGCTCGAGGCACTCTCCCGGCGCCTGGGCCGGCCCGTCACCGGAGCCGAAGCAGGCCTGTCGGAGTCAGATATTCCGGTTTCCTCTCCAGGGCTTGACCTGTCCTGGGACGCTGATGCGGTGCGTACTCTTGCCACCCTGGCCCAGGCCGATCTCGATCCGGCCCGGCGCCGCCTGCTGACCGCCAGCGTCTACAGCCTCGCCGCCCTCGCCCTGCCCGATGCCGCCGGACTGCCCGGCCGAGAGCGTCCGGACGGCGATGAGGCGACGGTGTTACCCGCCCGGGTCGAGCAGATGGAGGCGATGTCCCACCGCTTCGCGCAGGCCGCCCAAGCCCATGGCGGCGGACATGTACGCGCTACCGTGGCCGCCTACCTCACTCATCCCGTCACCGGCTGGCTGAACACCCCCGCCCCGGAGCCGGTGCACCGCCAACTTCTCGCCCAGACCGCCCGCCTCACCCTGCTGCTGGGCACCATAACCGCCGACGACGGAGCCGACGCCCTCGCCCAGCACTACCACCGCTGTGCCGCGCGTCTGGCCGCCGACGCCGGCGACACGGCCGCCTACACGATCGCCCTACGGTCCATGGCCGCCCACGCCAGCGACCTGGGCCACCACACCCCCGCGGTCTGGCACCTCTCCCAACGTGCCGCCGAGGTGGCCCGCTGCGCCCCGGCCATCACCCGCGCCTACACTCTGGCCCACCTCGCCACGGCCGCCGCCCACCACGACTCCCGCACCGCCCTCAGTGTCCTCGCCCAGGCAGAACGCCTCCACGAACAGGCCGACACAACCCCCGGACCGTTCACCGCATACCCCCCGGCGGCCCTGCACTACCAGCGCGCCCAGACACTCACCGCCCTCGGCGACCTCACCGGCGCAATCAGCGCCTACACCCTCTCACTGCGTCTGCGTACCGGAGCCGAACGCCAGACCCGTACCCTCACCCACGCGGCCCTCGCCGAAACCCTCCTGCGTCTCGGCCACCTCGACCAAGCCCTCGCCCACTGGTCGGCCTTCCTCGACGATTACCCCCACCTCGGCTCCGCCCGCACCGCCCGCCGTCTCGCCGCCATGCGCCGCAACCTCGCCCCCCACACCCGCCACCGGCCCACCCAAGACGTCCTAGCCCGGGCCATGCAGTTGCGCTGA
- a CDS encoding integrase — protein sequence MITEGVSAGWRVCFSDPERRWPEFSDPLARKFAARLPELLRAHGRRPGQPFLLGPDGKPDVRVNAFFSSYPMTARDRDTWRKYAYVLGLWLNFLAVRGRSWRQAVAADVEAFKFWRMADPVNPRRVAAGTFKSDLVVLNVFYDWAARHHGAVSPVEMREVRAPAPRGSVEEIAAGPVGIRSRDVKWFTPAGYRRWRDIGLRGFGLDGLEDPRWRGRGEQRDAAFADGLFETGLRLSEWASVLDIELPGDDPDRAFTTRWLADACAKGGLGRRYWLPKPALIGVLSYLEGARARAVRRAQLHGRYVQVPGTLVVVRVHAGRRLSMRDRAGAVSSVSLDTLDPQMRQRLFREGEYGLEPLAVWLNEDGLPRAPHGWQHTFTEANARIAAMGLDGFGCSAHRLRHSFVLRWYSVGKLLYDARFAHLDGEELRDFRVQFGDTWQLVQTMLGHRSVTTTMDVYLEPFRYLDVELLLEQTVGVPVAALLDQVWRQHPKVAADPLAEGEGHR from the coding sequence GTGATCACCGAGGGTGTTTCTGCGGGGTGGCGGGTGTGCTTCTCCGATCCCGAACGGCGCTGGCCGGAGTTCTCTGACCCACTCGCGAGGAAGTTCGCGGCGCGACTGCCCGAGCTGTTGCGTGCGCACGGCCGGCGGCCGGGCCAGCCGTTCCTCCTGGGTCCGGACGGCAAGCCGGATGTGCGGGTGAACGCGTTCTTCTCGTCGTATCCAATGACAGCACGGGACCGTGACACCTGGCGCAAGTACGCGTACGTGCTGGGGTTGTGGCTGAACTTCCTGGCCGTACGCGGGCGTTCTTGGCGGCAGGCGGTAGCCGCCGACGTGGAGGCGTTCAAGTTCTGGCGGATGGCAGATCCGGTGAACCCACGACGGGTCGCGGCCGGAACATTCAAGAGCGACCTGGTGGTGCTGAACGTCTTCTACGACTGGGCCGCACGCCACCACGGGGCGGTCAGCCCGGTGGAGATGCGCGAGGTGCGGGCGCCCGCACCTCGCGGTTCGGTGGAGGAGATCGCGGCCGGTCCGGTGGGGATCCGCAGCCGGGACGTGAAGTGGTTCACCCCGGCCGGCTACCGGCGCTGGCGCGACATCGGGCTGCGCGGGTTCGGCTTGGACGGGCTGGAAGACCCGCGTTGGCGGGGGCGGGGCGAACAACGGGACGCCGCGTTCGCCGACGGACTGTTCGAGACCGGGCTGCGGCTGAGCGAGTGGGCCAGTGTGCTGGACATCGAGCTGCCGGGCGACGACCCGGACCGGGCCTTCACCACGCGGTGGTTGGCGGACGCCTGCGCCAAGGGCGGCCTGGGACGGCGCTATTGGCTGCCGAAGCCCGCCCTGATCGGTGTGCTGTCCTACCTCGAGGGGGCCCGGGCCAGGGCGGTTCGCCGGGCTCAACTACACGGCCGGTATGTCCAGGTACCCGGCACGCTCGTCGTCGTGCGAGTCCACGCCGGCCGGCGACTGAGCATGCGCGACAGAGCAGGGGCGGTCAGCTCGGTGTCGCTGGACACCCTGGATCCGCAGATGCGGCAGCGGCTGTTCCGCGAGGGTGAGTACGGGCTGGAACCGCTGGCGGTGTGGTTGAACGAGGACGGCCTGCCGCGCGCCCCGCACGGCTGGCAGCACACGTTCACCGAGGCCAACGCCCGGATCGCGGCCATGGGGCTGGATGGCTTCGGATGTTCGGCTCACCGGCTGCGCCACTCCTTCGTCTTGCGCTGGTATTCCGTGGGCAAACTGCTCTACGACGCCCGGTTCGCCCACCTGGACGGCGAGGAACTGCGGGACTTCCGGGTGCAGTTCGGCGATACCTGGCAGCTCGTGCAGACGATGCTCGGTCATCGCAGCGTCACAACGACGATGGACGTGTACTTGGAGCCATTCCGGTATCTGGACGTCGAGCTGCTGCTGGAACAGACGGTCGGGGTCCCGGTCGCCGCCCTGCTGGATCAGGTCTGGAGGCAGCATCCCAAGGTCGCGGCGGATCCGCTGGCCGAGGGCGAAGGACACCGGTGA
- a CDS encoding ISL3 family transposase, with amino-acid sequence MGAVAIEDVLFPGIDVRVTAVHVSAERVAVEASSCGSPPVCPDCGWRGRRVHSRYVRRVAERPVVGRTLAIWLSVRRFFCERASCQRRTFVEQVPDLSERYRRNSVGLRRWMETIATFLGGRPGERLCRVLQLPAGRTHLLGLLTAPVVPEQAPRVLGVDEFAFRKGWRYGTVLVDIEAARVVDVLPDRDAATFTTWLREHPGAEIICRDRASAYSSAVRQAAPNAQEIADRWHLLNNLSSAVEKTCHQHRSCLRKQAEADRDAEPRRIINPLPPPTLPPTKIAVRTVDRYSDIHRLLGQGCSVSEISRRLHLDRKTVRRFRDTDLDELLASARHGRPKGVLEPYTAYLTERFTDGVTSPTDLFREIRQRGYQGSDLPVRRYVAGLRTGTVEPARGAVPSPRKITTWIMLPRGALKPREEEQLLKVRLACPDITRACDLARAFHDLLQHRRGHQLLEWVRQAEHDAPSPILSFAQGLCLDLDAVTAGLTLPWSSGIVEGHVNRIKTIKRAMYGRASFRLLRTRILLRS; translated from the coding sequence ATGGGGGCCGTGGCGATCGAGGATGTGCTGTTTCCCGGGATCGATGTGCGTGTCACCGCGGTGCACGTCAGCGCGGAGAGAGTCGCTGTCGAGGCGTCGTCGTGCGGGTCCCCGCCAGTCTGTCCGGACTGCGGCTGGCGGGGGCGTCGTGTTCACTCTCGGTACGTGCGCCGGGTAGCTGAACGCCCTGTGGTGGGGCGGACGTTGGCGATCTGGCTCAGCGTGCGCCGGTTCTTCTGTGAGCGGGCCTCGTGCCAGCGGCGGACGTTCGTCGAGCAGGTGCCGGATCTGAGCGAGCGGTACCGTCGCAACAGCGTCGGCCTGCGGCGATGGATGGAGACCATCGCAACGTTCCTGGGCGGCCGTCCCGGTGAACGCCTGTGCCGGGTCCTCCAGTTACCCGCCGGCCGTACCCACCTGCTGGGGCTGCTCACGGCCCCGGTGGTGCCCGAACAGGCGCCCCGGGTGCTGGGAGTCGACGAGTTCGCCTTCCGCAAGGGCTGGCGTTACGGCACTGTCCTGGTCGACATTGAGGCGGCCCGGGTGGTGGACGTCCTGCCCGACCGGGACGCGGCGACTTTCACCACCTGGCTGCGCGAACACCCCGGCGCGGAGATCATCTGCAGGGACCGGGCCAGCGCCTACTCCAGCGCCGTGCGCCAAGCAGCGCCAAATGCCCAGGAGATCGCCGACCGCTGGCACTTGCTCAACAACCTCTCCTCCGCGGTCGAGAAGACATGTCACCAGCACCGCTCCTGCCTGCGCAAACAAGCCGAAGCCGACCGCGATGCAGAGCCCCGGCGGATCATCAACCCCCTGCCTCCGCCGACTCTGCCACCCACGAAGATCGCTGTCCGCACCGTCGACCGTTACTCCGACATCCACCGTCTGCTCGGGCAAGGATGCTCCGTCTCCGAGATCTCCCGCCGCCTGCACCTGGACCGCAAGACCGTCCGCCGCTTCCGCGACACCGACCTCGACGAGCTGCTGGCGTCCGCCCGGCACGGGCGCCCCAAAGGCGTGCTGGAGCCGTACACCGCCTACCTGACCGAACGGTTCACCGACGGCGTGACCAGCCCGACCGACCTCTTCCGGGAGATCCGCCAACGCGGCTACCAGGGCAGCGATCTGCCAGTACGCCGCTACGTGGCCGGCCTCAGGACCGGGACCGTCGAACCCGCCCGCGGAGCCGTCCCCAGCCCACGCAAGATCACCACATGGATCATGCTGCCTCGCGGCGCTCTGAAGCCCCGTGAGGAGGAGCAACTCCTGAAAGTACGGCTGGCATGCCCCGACATCACCCGGGCCTGCGACCTCGCCCGCGCCTTCCACGACCTGCTCCAACACCGGCGCGGCCACCAGCTACTGGAGTGGGTACGCCAGGCTGAACACGACGCCCCGAGCCCCATCCTGTCCTTCGCGCAGGGCCTGTGCCTCGACCTCGATGCCGTCACCGCTGGCCTCACTCTCCCGTGGAGCTCGGGCATCGTCGAAGGCCACGTCAATCGCATCAAGACGATCAAGCGGGCCATGTACGGCCGCGCCTCGTTCCGCCTCCTGCGCACCCGCATTCTGCTTCGATCATGA
- a CDS encoding site-specific integrase — protein sequence MTAEYARALPALAEDLRPETPVLLNRPVRPGTDTAILSVLAEDRWELTPALFEEHISATSLNFSAIREPLRRTAKTYVWQLLNCLDSPALRRFSNTRLSVRTVVSGFPSLTSFLVWLDVHGISALAGVSHADLDAYLTDLRESGLSRDTLGERIIAVRRLWAWREVLPPGDRLPESPPWQGADANELIGRKRRGGENRTPRIPSANIDRLLLWSLRFVHDFADDILVARDEYVALVPRSFTARHRHGGHQDPRTPDAFHTDLDSLLRRMTREGTALPGKPGPDGQPVLDRQHLARILNCPTHWLNRNANKTALAVSGLPLADAAYLRAPIQGQFDGRPWRPRPITFTEAPHLIRHLATACAIIVTYLSGARPGEVLSLRRGCIRHDPAADLWLMTGRKWKGAVDASGQKKPEGEERTDPWVVVRQVADAVSVLEQLHDRDLLFPTTLFDTRLTDWFTAWIDDYCTLTGRDERVPPDPSGRQYYPVRFRRTLAWHIVRKPRGLVAGAIQYGHLHVGVTLGYSGTYASGFPDEHAFETWLLRLEQLADAETRLRAGEHVSGPAAPAYNQRVHQVSRQFAGRVLTSTRQARDLLDNPALQIHEGKGMTCVFDPAKAKCRLGGTESSRRTPDLTDCQPGCQNIARTDRDITVLQGQIVELEDLVDDPLSPAPRQERERHELARLITLVADHDRTRPDTQ from the coding sequence ATGACCGCCGAGTACGCACGCGCGCTGCCGGCCCTCGCCGAGGATCTTCGCCCCGAGACTCCGGTCCTGCTGAATCGGCCAGTCAGGCCCGGCACGGACACGGCGATCCTGTCGGTGCTCGCCGAGGACCGCTGGGAGCTGACACCTGCTCTGTTCGAGGAACACATCTCGGCGACCAGCCTGAACTTCTCCGCGATCCGCGAGCCTCTGCGGCGGACGGCCAAGACCTACGTGTGGCAGCTCCTGAACTGCCTGGACTCGCCGGCTCTGCGGCGGTTCTCCAACACCCGTTTGTCCGTCCGCACCGTCGTGAGCGGGTTTCCGTCGCTGACCTCCTTCCTGGTCTGGCTGGATGTCCACGGCATCTCCGCGCTGGCCGGCGTCAGCCATGCCGACCTGGACGCCTACCTCACCGATCTGCGGGAGAGCGGTCTGTCCCGCGACACCTTGGGTGAACGGATCATCGCCGTCCGGCGGCTGTGGGCGTGGCGTGAAGTGCTGCCGCCCGGCGACCGGCTCCCGGAGTCTCCGCCCTGGCAAGGAGCGGACGCCAATGAACTGATCGGCCGGAAACGACGCGGCGGAGAGAACCGCACCCCGCGCATTCCGTCGGCGAACATCGACCGACTACTGCTGTGGTCCCTGCGGTTCGTCCACGACTTCGCCGACGACATCCTCGTCGCCCGCGATGAGTACGTCGCCTTGGTGCCCCGCAGTTTCACTGCCCGGCACCGCCACGGCGGTCACCAGGACCCGCGCACTCCCGACGCCTTCCACACCGATCTGGACTCACTCCTGCGACGCATGACCCGTGAGGGCACGGCCCTGCCGGGCAAGCCCGGCCCCGACGGACAGCCGGTCCTCGACCGTCAGCACCTCGCCCGGATCCTGAACTGCCCCACCCACTGGCTGAACCGCAACGCGAACAAGACAGCCCTGGCCGTCAGCGGCCTGCCCCTCGCGGACGCCGCCTACCTGCGTGCCCCGATCCAGGGCCAGTTCGACGGCCGACCCTGGCGACCTCGGCCAATCACCTTCACCGAGGCCCCACATCTGATTCGTCACTTGGCCACAGCCTGCGCGATCATCGTCACCTACCTCTCGGGGGCCAGACCCGGGGAAGTGCTCTCCCTACGGCGCGGCTGCATCCGTCACGACCCCGCCGCCGACCTCTGGCTGATGACGGGCCGCAAGTGGAAGGGCGCCGTCGACGCGAGCGGACAGAAGAAGCCCGAAGGCGAGGAACGCACCGATCCGTGGGTGGTGGTGCGACAGGTCGCCGACGCGGTGTCCGTACTGGAACAGCTGCACGACCGGGATCTGTTGTTCCCCACCACGCTCTTCGACACCCGGCTCACCGACTGGTTCACGGCATGGATCGACGACTACTGCACGCTCACCGGCCGGGACGAACGCGTCCCGCCCGATCCCAGCGGCCGTCAGTACTACCCGGTCCGCTTCAGACGGACCCTGGCCTGGCACATCGTCAGGAAGCCCCGCGGGCTGGTCGCCGGCGCCATTCAGTACGGCCATCTCCACGTCGGAGTAACTCTCGGATACAGCGGGACCTACGCTTCCGGGTTCCCCGACGAGCACGCCTTCGAGACCTGGCTACTACGCCTGGAACAGCTCGCCGACGCCGAGACCCGTCTCCGCGCGGGCGAACACGTCAGCGGACCCGCCGCCCCCGCCTACAACCAGCGCGTCCACCAAGTATCCCGGCAATTCGCCGGACGGGTCCTGACCAGCACCCGCCAGGCCCGAGATCTCCTCGACAATCCGGCACTGCAGATCCACGAAGGGAAGGGCATGACCTGCGTCTTCGACCCGGCGAAGGCCAAGTGCCGACTGGGCGGCACCGAAAGCTCCCGACGGACGCCAGATCTGACCGACTGCCAGCCAGGCTGCCAGAACATCGCCCGCACCGACCGCGACATCACCGTCCTCCAAGGCCAGATCGTCGAGCTGGAAGACCTCGTGGACGATCCACTGAGTCCCGCACCCCGCCAGGAACGCGAGCGGCACGAGCTGGCCCGGCTCATCACGCTCGTTGCGGACCACGACCGCACTCGTCCGGACACACAGTGA
- a CDS encoding DUF5988 family protein: MVQDQTRMTLPWRNGYEHYAFDEAASHASGRSVYRWIYHTDSAE; this comes from the coding sequence GTGGTGCAGGACCAGACGCGCATGACGCTGCCGTGGAGGAACGGCTATGAACACTACGCGTTCGACGAGGCCGCCTCACACGCGTCAGGCAGGTCGGTCTACCGCTGGATCTATCACACCGACAGCGCCGAATAG